Below is a window of Armatimonadota bacterium DNA.
CGCACCCCGGCATAGGCAGGTACGGCCCTCCGCGCCGTCGAAACTGATAGAAAGGAGGGCTACCGACATGAAACGACTTGCGCTGACACTCACCTTCGTGATGCTCGCGGTCTGCTCCGTCGCGATCGCCGGCAAGCACGTCCCGCCGTGGTTCAAGCCGCTCTTCAACGGCAAGGACCTGACCGGCTGGAAGCACGACGCCGAGGTCGAGAAGCACTGGAAGGTCGTAGACGGCGTCATCACCTACGACGGCAAGGGCGACTCCCTGCGGACCGAGAAGGACTACCGCAACTTCATCCTGATGGTTGACTGGAAGATAGACAAGGGCGGCGACAGCGGCATCTATCTCCGAGGCCAGCCGCAGGTCCAGATCTGGGACAACCCGATCGGCTCAGGCGGGCTCTACAACGACAACAATCAGCCGCGCCGGAACGTGGACAGGCCGGTCGGCGAGTGGAACAGCTTCGTCATCATCATGCGTAACGGCTACGTCACCGTCATCGAGAACGGCGTCCAGGTGGTGGACCGCGTGAAGATGAACAGCATCAACGGCCTGCCTGAGACGGGGACGATCGAGCTTCAGCATCACAACAGTCCGCTCTGGTTCAAGGACATCTACATCCGCGAGCTGCCGGACTGATCGCCAGACTCAGGCACGATGTCATTCTGAGCCCTGTTCGGGCAGGAGTTGTACTCCTGCCCGCAGGACTAGGGAGGGAGTTGAACTCCCGCAGGCGGTGATCCGGGCAGGAGTACAACTCCTGCCCGAACGATGGAGTACTTTACCACCCACCCACCCAGTGAGATTGAGCCAATGACCTACAGGCCCTCGGCGCGAATCAAACGGCTGCGGGAGAGGATGCTCGCCCAGCCGGAGGAGCTGTTTCACGGGCGCGCATACTGCCCCTACTACTACCTCGAGGGCTGGATGGCGCACGAGGGCGAGCCCCTGCCGACCCGGAACGCCTACGCGCTCGCGAACATCATCGAGCGGATGCCGGCCCGCATCACCGACGGGGAGCTGATCGCCGGCGAGCACGGCAACCCCTGCTATCTGATCCCCTTCGTTCCCGAGATCCCGAGCGAGTGGACGCAGGACATCGCGTCGCATCTTACCGACGAGGAACGGGAGCGCTTCCTCTCATGGACCGAGCAACTGCCTCCCAGGTGGCAGGCGGAACCGACTCCGCCGGAGATCACGCTCGCGCAGGAGCACGGCGTCATATCGGTCTGGGGCACGGACCTGAACCACAGCATCCGGGACTACGAGAAGGTCCTCCGGCTCGGGTTCTCAGGCATACGGGCGGAGGTCGAGGCCCACCCCCACCCCGGTCCCAACCACCTCGCCTGGCTCAGGATATGCGACGCGGCGACGACTCTCGGGACGCGCCATGCCGAGGAAGCCCGCCGCCTCGGATTGGATGAGATCGCCGAGGTGTGCGAGCGCGTCCCTGCCGAGCCCGCCCGGACGTTCCGGGAGGCCGTGCAAGCCCTCTGGTTCGCGCACATGATCACTTGCTGGGAGGACGGGATCAACGCGAACGGCATCGGCCGGATAGACCAGTTCCTCCGGCCGTACCTCGAGCGCGACCTTGCGGAGGGGCGGCTCGACATGGACGAGGCCGCCGAACTGCTCGCCGCCCTGTGGGTGAAGCTCTACCAGGCATACGACGTCCAGCAGATGATGATCGGCGGGCAGAAGGCCGACGGGAGCGACGCCGTCAACCCGCTGAGCTACCTCGCGCTCGACGTGACCGAGGGGCTCGGCTTCGTGAGGTGCCTCTCCGCGCGCCTGCATCGGGGCAGCCCGAGAGAGTTCGTCGAGAGGTGCGTGGACCTGGTGGCGCAGGGCGGCGGCATCCCGTTCTTCTTCAACGACGAGGCGCTCATCCCCGCGCTCGTGTCGAAGGGGATTCCGATCGAGGACGCGCGCGACTACGCGGCGATCGGCTGCATCGAGATCACGATCCCCGGCAAGGCGAGTCCACACGCCGTCAGCCACTGGATCAACCTGGCGAAGTGCCTCGAACTCGCGCTCAATGATGGGCGCGATCTGCTGAACGACGCTCAGGTTGGGCCGAAGACCGGTTCGCTGGCCGACTTCGATTCGATGGACGACGTGCTCGCGGCCTACTCGAAGCAGCTCGACTACTTCGCGGAATGGTCGGTCCACGGCTCGAACGCCGCCGAGCTTGCTCACAGGGACCAGTACCGGCTGCCCTATCTCTCCCTGCTCACCGACGACTGCGTCTCGGACGGCCTCGACATCATCGAGGGAGGCGCGCGGTACAACTACCACTCCAGCGCGGCGATGGGCATCCCGAACGCCGCCGACAGCCTGGCCGCCCTCCGAACCGCTGTCTTCGAGGACGGAACCGTCAGCCGCGAGGAGATGCTCCGGGCGCTCCGAACCAACTTCGAGGGGCTCGAGGACCTGCGCCTCTACCTGAAGAACCGCATCCCGAAGTACGGGAACGACGAGCCTCTGCCCGACGGGTACGCGGCGGAACTGGCGAGGCAGTACTGCGAGGTCCTCGGCCGGTACCGGACACCGAGCGGCGGGGGCTACCACGTCCACCTCTTCACGTTCACGCTGATGCTTCCGATGGGGCAGGCGACCGGCGCATCGCCCGACGGCCGGCTGGCGGGCGAGCCGCTCGCGTACAGCGTATCCCCGGTCCAGGGGCGCGATCTCGAGGGTCTGACGGCGGTGATCAACTCGCTCAGCCGGATACCGCACCATCTGGTGGCGGCGAGCAGCTCGGCGATCCTGGAGGCGCACCCGAGCCTGCTGGAGGGGTCCGGGAAGCAGGCGTTCACCGACCTGCTGATCGCGTCGGTCAACCTCGGGGTCGGGCAGTTGCAGTTCAACGTCGTGAGCGCCGAATCACTCCGCGCCGCCCAGGAGGACCCCGAGCGCTACGGGAGCCTCTGCGTGAGGGTCTCGGGGTTCAGCCAGCAGTTCTGCCTCCTCGACCGCGCCATGCAGGACCACATCATCGCCCGCACCAAGCACCGGAAGTGAACCGCCGAGATGCCAAGAATGCAGAAAACCTGGTAGAATTGCCGGGATTGGCACGATTCTTGCAGATAGGAGTAGATGCAAGGCTAGTCTCTTAGAGGCAGAGCACCACTTCACCTGCCCCAACGAACCGATAGGAGGATGGGAATATGAAGTGCCTGCGTACTATCGTAGTTGTCTGCGCTCTACTCTATCCGTGTATGACCGCACACGCCGCCGTTCGCTACAGCATCACCGATCTGGGTAGCTTCGGAGGTGAGTTGACCCTGGTCAATGGGATTAACGACAACGGCTGGGTGGTTGGCAGCTCTGATAACTTGAGTGGCGAGCCCCAGGCATTCCTATGGAGACCTGGAATAGGGATGACCAACCTCGGTACGTTTGGTGGCAGATTCTCATATGCGTATGACGTCAACAACAGCAATGTGGTGAGTGGGAGTGCGTCGCCCTCATGGGGCGCGGGTGGTGCCTTCGTTTGGTCGTCAACCACCGGAATGGTTGCCTTGCCAAGCCCTCCAGGCTATCAGCTTAGCACTGCGGCTCGTGCTATAAATGAGTTGGGGCAGATCGCGGGCTATGGTGGACCTCAGTTCGATCCCATAGTGTGGACATCCTCGGGCGACGCTCACTTCCTCCATAGGTTCGGCCCGTACGTAGAGGGGGGCGCATATGATATCAACGACAGCGGGGTCGCGGTGGGTTCATGTGTAGATTTCTCGGAATCGGGTGGGGGCCGCCGATATGCTGCGCGTTGGAACTCGTCCTCATATGACGGAGGGTTCATCAGTGTTGATGCGTGCGCCTACGCCGTGAACAATCTGAATGAGATAGTGGGTCAGCGCCGCGGCGTTCCCGTCCTATGGGGAGACTTCTATCCGCCCGTTGTTGTTCTCGGCACTCTGGGTGGCGGCACGGGCGCTGCCTACGATATCAATGACCACTCACAGGTGGTAGGGCGTGCTGCGAACGCCGCTAATCTCTCCAGGGGCTTCCTGTGGGACCGTACGAATGGCATGGTTGATCTCAATGATCTGGTTGACACATCCCTAGGTTGGAATCTGTCCACCGCATCAGCAATCAACAACAACGGCTGGATAGCCGGCAGCGGCACGGTCAACGGGGAGACGCACGGATTCCTCCTGACCCCTGTCCCCGAGCCGGGGGGACTGCTGGCTCTGGGAAGCGGACTGGTCGGACTCCTCGTATTCCGCCGGCGGAATCACTGAGACGCTGAGGTACGGAATTGCTGAACAGAGAAGGCCGTTTCGGAGATCACCGAAGCGGCCTTCTCTATTGTCCATAGTTCTCACCCTCGCCCCAACCCTCTCCCTTCAAGGGAGAGGGAGTCATGTCAGTACGACACGATCTTCGGCGGGTGGCTACCCTCGAGGCAGGCGGCGATCAGCTCATCCACCGGGCAGGTCGCGAGGCCGATGACGGTATCCGCCGCTCCGTAGTAGACCTTCAGCTCGCCGTCCGGTTCGAGGATCGCTCCGTTCGAGAACACCACGTTCGGCACCTCGCCGCAGCGCTCGTAGTACTCCCTCGGCGTCAGGATGAACTCCGGACACTGGCCGATCACCTGAGTCGGGTCCTCCAGGTCGAGCAGCACCACGCCGAGCCGGTAGACCACATTGCACGCGAACCACACGCCGTGGATGATCTGCAGCCAGCCCTTGTCGGTCCGGATCGGCGTCGGGCCGATGCCCCACTTCTCGCGCATCCAGGTCTCGATCTGCAGGTTGATCGGCTGCCAGTCGCCCCAGTGGACGAGGTCCGGCGAGTAGGCGATGAACGTCACCGCGTCGTTCCCGCTCATCGGGCGTTCGAGGCGCGCGTACCGGCCCTTGATCTTCTCCGGGAAGAGCGCGCAGTTGCGGCTCCACGGCTGAGTGATATGCGGCATGCGCTCGAACGTCACGAAATCGGTCGTGCGCGTGAGGCCGATGCGGACGGTCTCCTGCATCGTCTGGGCGCAGTAGGCGATGTAGTACGCGCCCTCCAGGAAGGTCACGCGCGGGTCGTATCGGTGCTTCTCCCAGACCAACTGCTCGGGCGTGCCGGGGATCTCGATCGGCTCGGGGTTGACGGTGAAGTGGATGCCGTCGCCGCTCATGGCGACGTGCAGGTGGTTGTCGCGGCGGCCGTCCTCGACCCGGGGGATGAGGACGTACTTGTCGCCGAACTTCGTCGCCCCGCAGTTGTAGATGGCGTTGATGTGGTACGGCAGATCCTTGTACGTCAGGATCGGATTGCCGGGGTATCGCTTCAGAAGCTCCTCTTTCATACTCGTACTCCTACTCGTACTCGTGCTCGTGCTCGAAGGCCGTGCGTTGTCAACGCATGATGAACGGAGAAAAGGATGGGTTGGTCGCACGCTGAGACGCTATCCGTTCATCGGTTTCCATATCCGTTGACCGGCTCATTGTAGTCACGGGGAAGAGGCAACGTCAAGTTCGAGGACGAGCACGATTCGCGAGTAGGAGTACGATTACGAGTAGGAGCGCGATTACAAGTAGGAGTGCGAGGAGGTCGGAGATAGAAAGCGCCGGGACGGTCTCGCCCCGGCGCTCGAAATCACCACACCCGATTCACCCGCCGAACGTCAGTCCTTCCTTGCGAGGAACATCTGTGTCACGTAGTACCTGCCGTCCTCGGTGATGTACTCCCCGACGCCGATGCGCTCGTACCGATCCTCCAGGATGTTCGCCCGGTGGCCTTCGCTGTTCATCAGCGCCTTGTGGCCGCGCTCCACGTCAACTATCGAGCAGTAGAAGAGGTTCTCCCCGACAAGCGCCCATGACGGCCTCGACGCCATCGCCAGGTAGCGGTCGAGCGGCGACTTCAGCCCCTTGGTGGGGGAGGTGTGCGAGAAGTACTCCATGTCGCCCATCTCCCTGCTGTGCGCCCGCGCGACTTTCACCAGCATCGGGTCGGCGGTCAGTCGGTTCAGGCCGCGCTCCTCGCGCTCCATGTTCACGAACGCGACGAACTCCCGTTCCCGGGCCGTCATCGCGGAGGCGGTAGGCCTCGCCGGAGCGTATCCGGCCTCGATCGGCATGCGCGCGCTTGCGGGCATCGCCATCGCCGAGGGCGCGACGGCCATGTCCGGAGTGACGTTCGCGGGCGGAGCCGGTGACAGGCTGCTCGCGGTCATCAACAGGCCAAAGAACAAGGACAGACTTCCCATTATGGACTACCTCCTGCGCCGGAGTGATCGCTCCCCACGTTTGCTTACCATTGGATTATGCCTCGAACCAGCAGGTCAGCTAGCTGGGAATAGTACCTGTTTTCGCTTCAAGGGATTCGCTTCCCGTGCGGAGAACATGGGTGTGAACGAGAGCGATGCTGACGGAGTAGAGCCATGAATATGAGTCCTCTGATCACCCTGGCGCTGGTAGCCCTGTGCGCGAGCGCCTCGTGTGCGGCGGTGCTCCCGCTCGACAGGCCCGGGATGGGCGTCCGGGTCGAGGCCGGGAAGTACGTCGTCCGCGGCAAGACCATCGAAGTCCGGGCGGCCGTCGAACTGGCGGTCGAGCCCGCGAGCCGAGTCGCAGCCACCAACGAGCCGCACGTCCTCGGCGACGAGCCGCCCGCCACCTGGCACCTGGGCACCGCGCTCAAGCACACGCTCGGCCCGGTGGACAAGGGCACGCGCATGCCCTTCGCCCTTGACCCCGACTCGGTGCGCGTCCACGCGGACGGCAAGGTCTACCGCGAGGGGACCGACTACTTCCTCGACCGGGACTGGGGCGGGATGAGCAGGCTCCCTGACGGCTCGATCGCGGCAGGGCAGAAGGTCATGGTGGACTATGCCGCCTACCTCGAGCGCGTGGACGTCGTCCAGGTCTCGAAGGAAGGCGCGGTCTCCGTCAAGACCGGGAAGCCCGTCCCGGTGTGCGCCCGCGCGCCGAGGCCGGACCCGGGATGCGCCGCGCTGGCGAACGTCTACGTCCCCTACCGCACGGCGAAGATCGAGGCGGGCAACATCTACCCGATGCCCGAGAAGGACCTCACATGGCGGAGCTTCGTCAAGGCGAGCGGGCGGGAGCACCTCGCCAACACACTCGGCCTGCTGAAGGCGGGGAGGCGGGTGACCGTCGTCTGCTGGGGCGACAGCGTCACGGCGGGCGGATCGGCCAGCTCGCCCGAGAAGACCTACGTCGAGCTGTTCCGCACGCGCCTGAAGAAGGCCTGGCCTAACGCAGAGATCAACCTGATCAACGCGGGCATCGGCGGATCGAGCACCGACTCCCGACGCGCGGGCTTCGAGAAGGAAGTGCTCGACCTGAACCCGGACCTCATCACGGTCGAGTTCGTCAACGACCTGGGCCTGCCCGCCGAACGGATCGCCGCCAACTACGCGGAGTTCATCGGCAGGGCGCGCGCCAGGAACCCGAAGGTCGAGTTCATCGTCATCACGCCGGCGAGCATCCTGCCGGCATGGATGGGCAACTTCCCGGTCTTCATCCCGGCGGTGCGGAAGGCGGCGGCCGACAACAAGGTCGCGCTGGCGGATGCGTCCAACATCTGGGAGAACCTGCGGACGGTCGGAATCCCGTACATGACGCTGAACGCCAACGCCATCAACCACCCGGACGACCTGGGCCACGAGTTCTTCGCGGCGTGCCTGATGCGCCTTATGTCGCGGTAGGGAGAAGACTCGAAGCACGAAACTCGAAATTCGAAACAATACCGAATGACCAAAAAAGGCAAACCGGAAAACGGGGACTCCCCTCCGGCATTTGCCTTCTTCCCCTTTGTGATTTGTTTCGTGCTTCGTGCTTCGAATTTCGAATTTGCCTTGCCTTTTCGTGCTTCGAATTTCGATTTTTCCGAAGGAGTAATCATGTCCAGGATCAAGCTCGGAGTCATCACCGGCCTGAGGGGCGGGCCGGACGAGTCGTTCGCGAAGGTGCGGGAGACCGGCCTTCCCACCTGCCAGGTCTCGGTGTGGGACCCGGGGTTCTACACCGACGAGAACATCCGCGCGCTGACGGATGCGTCCGCCAAGCATGGGGTCGAGATCACCTCGATCTGGACCGGCTGTCCCGGCCCTGCGGTCTGGAACTTCACGGAAGGCCCCTCGACCATCGGCCTCGTCCCGCCGGAGCACCGGGAGATGCGCGTGGACGCCCTGAAGAAGGGCGCGGAGTTCGCCGCCAGGTGCGGGGTCGCCTCGATAACGACGCACGCCGGTTTCATCCCGGAGAACCCGAACGACCCCCTCTACGCGGGCACCGTCGAGGCGCTGGCGGCCGTCGCTGGGCGGTGCCGGGAACTCGGCATCCTGTTCTGCTTCGAGACGGGCCAGGAGACGCCGATCACCCTGCTCCGGGTGATGACCGACGTCGGCACGGGCAACCTCGGGGTCAACCTCGACCCGGCGAACCTGCTGATGTACGGCAAGGCGAACCCGGTGGACGCGCTCGACATCCTCGGGCCATACGTCAAGGGCGTCCACGCGAAGGACGGCGAGTACCCGACCGAGCCGGGCAAGCTCGGAGTCGAGAAGGCGCTCGGCGAGGGGCGGGTCAACTTCCCGGTTCTGATACCCAGGCTGAAGTCGTTCGGATTCACGGGCGCGCTGACCATCGAGCGGGAGATCAGCGGTCCCCAGCAGGTCGCGGACATCAAGCGCGCGATGGAGATCCTCGAGCCGCTCTGCTGACGCCGGGCTCTAACGAGGGGCGCGCGATTGTGGCATAATGTAATATGTAGCGAAACTCCTCACCGCGGAAGAAGGACCGAGTGGAAGCACTGCGCATCGAGGGTCCGGAGCCTCAGTCTCGCCTTATCAACAGCCTCGCCGACGCGCTCGCCCGGGATGAGCGAATCCAGGCATGCTGGCTGAGAGGCTCGTTCGCGAGGGGCGCGAGCGACCGATACTCCGACATTGATTTCGCCGTCGCCGTGGACGACGAGGAGTTCCACCACGGCTTCCAGAGCGCGAAGCAGATCGCGTCCGAGGCCGGCGAGTGCGTCATCGCCTGGGACAGCCCGAAGGACGTGAACGGCGCTGGGTTCACCGCTTTCTACGCCGACTGCAACTTCCTGGACGTGAAGGTCTACCGCTCGTCCCGCGTATCCAGCCTGCCCGCCTCCGACCCCGTGCTCCCGATCTTCGACCGCCGAGGCCTGCTCGATCAGCCGAGGACGGTCGGCCAGCCTGAGGACAGCCTCGCGCCCCCTGTCGGCGACACCGTGCAGTGGAAGATGACCTTCTTCTGGATATGCGTCTACTCCGCGGTCAGGTTCATCAAGCGCGAGGAGTTCTGGTACGCGGCGGGGATGATCAACGCGGTCAGGGGCACGCTCGCGCAGGCGTTCTGGCTGTGGAACCACCCCGACGACGTGACGGACATGTCGTTCCTGGTGTGGGGAGTGGTGCGCCGGGATCTCGACCCCGCGCTGATCGCCGAGCTGAACGCGACCGTCCCCGATTCCGAGCGGCGGGAGATGGCGGGCGTCCTCGGCGGGCTGATCGAGATGATGGAGCGGCACGGGAAGCGGATCGCGTCCGACACCGGGGCGGAGTACCCGGGCGCGCTGGCGCACGTCGTTTCGGGCTACTACCGGGCGGAGTGCGGCGCCTGACCGACGCGTAAGCTCCCCTCCTTATCAAGGAGGGGCTGGGGGAGGTTCCGGGAAGGCCCCCCGGGGAAACAGAACCCCCTCGGCCCGGAGGCCGGTCCCCCTTGATAAGGGGGACAGCACGTGAAGCTCCCCTCCTTATCAAGGAGGGGCTGGGGGAGGTTCCGCGGGAAGCCCCCGGGAAGCAGAACCCCCTCGGCCCGGAGGCCGGTCCCCCTTGATAAGGGGGACAGCATAGTCGCAAGGGAGACAGCGAGCCGTCATCCTGAACTTGATTCAGGATCCACCGTTCTGCATGGATGCTGAACCAAGTTCGGCATGACGGCATGAGGCATCTCGTCCCGCCTCAGTACCTCCCGTGCTTCTCGATCAGCTCCATCGCGTAGCGGTAGTTCTCCCACGAGACCGTCGGCGGGACGGAGTGGTCCGAGTGGAAGATGTACCCCCCGCCCTTC
It encodes the following:
- a CDS encoding DUF1080 domain-containing protein; protein product: MKRLALTLTFVMLAVCSVAIAGKHVPPWFKPLFNGKDLTGWKHDAEVEKHWKVVDGVITYDGKGDSLRTEKDYRNFILMVDWKIDKGGDSGIYLRGQPQVQIWDNPIGSGGLYNDNNQPRRNVDRPVGEWNSFVIIMRNGYVTVIENGVQVVDRVKMNSINGLPETGTIELQHHNSPLWFKDIYIRELPD
- a CDS encoding PEP-CTERM sorting domain-containing protein; this translates as MKCLRTIVVVCALLYPCMTAHAAVRYSITDLGSFGGELTLVNGINDNGWVVGSSDNLSGEPQAFLWRPGIGMTNLGTFGGRFSYAYDVNNSNVVSGSASPSWGAGGAFVWSSTTGMVALPSPPGYQLSTAARAINELGQIAGYGGPQFDPIVWTSSGDAHFLHRFGPYVEGGAYDINDSGVAVGSCVDFSESGGGRRYAARWNSSSYDGGFISVDACAYAVNNLNEIVGQRRGVPVLWGDFYPPVVVLGTLGGGTGAAYDINDHSQVVGRAANAANLSRGFLWDRTNGMVDLNDLVDTSLGWNLSTASAINNNGWIAGSGTVNGETHGFLLTPVPEPGGLLALGSGLVGLLVFRRRNH
- a CDS encoding glycoside hydrolase family 130 protein; translated protein: MKEELLKRYPGNPILTYKDLPYHINAIYNCGATKFGDKYVLIPRVEDGRRDNHLHVAMSGDGIHFTVNPEPIEIPGTPEQLVWEKHRYDPRVTFLEGAYYIAYCAQTMQETVRIGLTRTTDFVTFERMPHITQPWSRNCALFPEKIKGRYARLERPMSGNDAVTFIAYSPDLVHWGDWQPINLQIETWMREKWGIGPTPIRTDKGWLQIIHGVWFACNVVYRLGVVLLDLEDPTQVIGQCPEFILTPREYYERCGEVPNVVFSNGAILEPDGELKVYYGAADTVIGLATCPVDELIAACLEGSHPPKIVSY
- a CDS encoding sugar phosphate isomerase/epimerase; translated protein: MKLGVITGLRGGPDESFAKVRETGLPTCQVSVWDPGFYTDENIRALTDASAKHGVEITSIWTGCPGPAVWNFTEGPSTIGLVPPEHREMRVDALKKGAEFAARCGVASITTHAGFIPENPNDPLYAGTVEALAAVAGRCRELGILFCFETGQETPITLLRVMTDVGTGNLGVNLDPANLLMYGKANPVDALDILGPYVKGVHAKDGEYPTEPGKLGVEKALGEGRVNFPVLIPRLKSFGFTGALTIEREISGPQQVADIKRAMEILEPLC
- a CDS encoding aminoglycoside 6-adenylyltransferase; translation: MEALRIEGPEPQSRLINSLADALARDERIQACWLRGSFARGASDRYSDIDFAVAVDDEEFHHGFQSAKQIASEAGECVIAWDSPKDVNGAGFTAFYADCNFLDVKVYRSSRVSSLPASDPVLPIFDRRGLLDQPRTVGQPEDSLAPPVGDTVQWKMTFFWICVYSAVRFIKREEFWYAAGMINAVRGTLAQAFWLWNHPDDVTDMSFLVWGVVRRDLDPALIAELNATVPDSERREMAGVLGGLIEMMERHGKRIASDTGAEYPGALAHVVSGYYRAECGA